From the genome of Gemmatimonadaceae bacterium, one region includes:
- a CDS encoding thioredoxin family protein yields the protein MTESTESFTSEYPRPVGSCVHLVSTAGVRMHEATWDSARSLDDFIAQATVHQELWMTTRRLARISDAHRLAAGSLAHPLRLLVLLEDWCGDAIHTIPVVMRLVEATPAVVLRVVRRDEHDQLMDAHLTGTARAIPVVIAYGANGNEYGWWGPRPSALEAWVLRDGLEMEKSDRYRAIRTWYARDRGATTAAEVLTLLQHADSATSVSLSGSDA from the coding sequence GTGACCGAGTCCACCGAGTCGTTTACCAGCGAGTATCCCCGACCCGTCGGCAGCTGCGTGCATCTGGTATCGACAGCTGGGGTGCGAATGCACGAGGCCACATGGGACTCCGCGCGGTCGCTGGACGACTTCATCGCGCAGGCCACCGTGCATCAGGAGTTGTGGATGACCACGCGCCGCCTCGCCCGCATCAGTGATGCACATCGCCTCGCCGCCGGGTCGCTGGCGCATCCGCTGCGCCTGCTCGTGCTGCTGGAAGACTGGTGCGGCGACGCCATTCACACGATCCCCGTGGTGATGCGGCTTGTAGAGGCGACGCCGGCGGTGGTGCTGCGCGTGGTCCGTCGTGACGAACATGACCAGTTGATGGACGCCCACTTGACCGGCACGGCGCGCGCGATCCCGGTGGTCATCGCCTACGGCGCCAACGGCAACGAGTACGGTTGGTGGGGGCCGCGCCCGTCGGCGCTGGAAGCGTGGGTGTTACGCGACGGACTGGAGATGGAGAAGTCCGACCGTTATCGCGCGATTCGCACCTGGTATGCGCGTGACCGCGGCGCGACTACGGCCGCTGAGGTCCTCACCCTGCTGCAGCACGCGGACTCGGCAACCTCCGTCAGCCTTTCCGGCAGCGACGCCTAG
- a CDS encoding type 1 glutamine amidotransferase, with product MPSGTIAILVGPEYEDLEVWYPKLRLEEAGYHTPLVGMGETKYLGKWGYPATMDASADEIDPATLCGILAPGGWAPDKLRRDPHVLRLVQSVNEANGLVATICHGPWILISAGIVRGRTLTSTVGIRDDVINAGATWVDAPSVIDGNLVSARVPKDLPAFTRAMLTVLERP from the coding sequence ATGCCAAGCGGCACGATCGCCATCCTCGTCGGACCCGAATACGAAGACCTGGAAGTCTGGTATCCCAAGCTTCGACTCGAAGAAGCCGGTTATCACACGCCGCTCGTCGGCATGGGGGAGACGAAGTATCTGGGCAAGTGGGGCTATCCGGCCACCATGGACGCGTCGGCCGACGAGATCGACCCGGCCACACTCTGCGGCATTCTCGCGCCCGGCGGATGGGCGCCGGACAAGCTTCGCCGCGATCCGCACGTGCTGCGGTTGGTGCAGTCAGTCAATGAGGCCAATGGATTGGTCGCCACGATTTGTCACGGGCCGTGGATTCTCATTTCAGCAGGCATCGTGCGCGGTCGGACGCTCACGTCGACGGTCGGCATTCGCGACGACGTGATCAACGCCGGTGCCACCTGGGTCGACGCGCCGTCCGTGATCGACGGCAATCTGGTGAGCGCGCGAGTGCCCAAGGATCTGCCGGCCTTCACGCGGGCCATGCTGACGGTCCTGGAACGGCCGTGA